Proteins found in one Nocardia brasiliensis ATCC 700358 genomic segment:
- a CDS encoding DUF1906 domain-containing protein — protein sequence MRSMSLSRRRLFGYAAATAALGVTAAAAPAAARQPLGTLIDYSGGVPSAQAIMAAGHLGVIRYVSDRRPGAEWMVGKPLLANEVDQLHNAGLHIVSCYQFGKGPTADWRGGFDAGIKHAQRGLELHRAAGGPEGVPIYASIDDNPDPVEFTTMIAPYLLGWQEVLGRENTGMYANAPTIELATAAGLATYYWQHNWGTPKGFVHPAADLHQFEIDKRSLDGVGIDLNNILHDDFGQW from the coding sequence ATGCGTTCGATGTCTCTGTCCCGCCGCCGACTGTTCGGCTATGCCGCGGCCACGGCCGCGCTCGGGGTGACCGCGGCCGCCGCGCCTGCGGCCGCCCGGCAGCCGCTCGGCACGCTGATCGACTATTCCGGCGGGGTGCCCTCGGCCCAGGCGATCATGGCGGCCGGGCATCTCGGCGTGATCCGCTACGTCTCGGATCGTCGCCCCGGCGCGGAATGGATGGTCGGTAAGCCGTTGCTGGCCAACGAGGTCGACCAGTTGCACAACGCCGGGCTGCACATCGTGTCCTGCTATCAGTTCGGCAAGGGACCGACCGCGGACTGGCGCGGTGGCTTCGACGCCGGGATCAAGCACGCACAGCGCGGACTCGAACTACACCGCGCCGCAGGCGGTCCCGAGGGCGTGCCGATCTACGCATCGATCGACGACAACCCGGATCCGGTCGAGTTCACCACGATGATCGCGCCCTACCTGCTCGGCTGGCAGGAGGTGCTCGGCCGCGAGAACACGGGCATGTACGCCAACGCGCCGACCATCGAACTGGCCACCGCCGCAGGCCTGGCCACCTATTACTGGCAGCACAATTGGGGCACGCCGAAAGGCTTCGTGCACCCCGCCGCCGACCTGCACCAGTTCGAGATCGACAAGCGCTCACTGGACGGCGTCGGCATCGACCTCAACAACATCCTGCACGACGACTTCGGCCAGTGGTGA
- a CDS encoding ABC transporter permease, with amino-acid sequence MDTLWTFVVHRRHQLLIDSYLHVSAVLQSVLLATIVAVLIGILVHRSPLGSSLSTALASAILTVPSFALLGLLIPILGLGVGVGPTITALVLYALLPILRNTIIGLSSVDPAVTDAARGVGMNRLRVLAAIELPLAWPAILTGMRVSTQLSMGILAIAAYAKGPGLGNLIFSGLGRLGSPNAVPQALVGTVLIVVLALVLDGIYVLLGRLTTSRGIRD; translated from the coding sequence CTGGACACGCTGTGGACCTTCGTAGTACACCGGCGACATCAGCTGCTCATCGACTCCTATCTGCATGTGTCGGCGGTGTTGCAATCGGTGCTGCTGGCGACGATCGTCGCGGTGCTGATCGGAATTCTGGTGCACCGCAGTCCCCTTGGGTCCTCGCTGTCCACGGCCCTGGCGAGCGCGATTCTCACCGTGCCGTCGTTCGCCCTGCTCGGCCTGCTGATTCCGATTCTCGGCCTCGGCGTCGGCGTCGGCCCGACCATCACCGCGCTGGTGCTCTACGCGCTGCTGCCGATCCTGCGCAACACCATCATCGGACTCTCCTCGGTGGATCCCGCGGTCACCGACGCGGCCCGCGGCGTGGGGATGAACCGGCTGCGCGTGCTCGCCGCCATCGAACTCCCGCTGGCCTGGCCGGCCATCCTGACGGGTATGCGGGTCAGCACCCAGTTGTCCATGGGCATCCTCGCCATCGCGGCGTACGCCAAAGGGCCGGGGCTGGGCAACCTGATCTTCTCCGGCCTCGGCCGTCTCGGCAGCCCGAACGCGGTGCCGCAGGCGCTCGTCGGCACCGTCCTGATCGTCGTGCTCGCACTGGTATTGGACGGGATCTACGTCCTGCTCGGACGTCTCACCACCTCGAGGGGAATCCGTGACTGA
- a CDS encoding ABC transporter ATP-binding protein: MTDTETRSGAASTAVSGEEIVLDAVTKHYPGQRDPAVDRVSMTIPAGEIVVLVGPSGCGKTTTMRMINRLIEPTSGTITIGGRDAASIDADQLRRGIGYSIQQAGLFPHMTVAKNVATVPGLIGWDRKRIAARTDEMLDLVGLDPDTYRHRYPRQLSGGQQQRVGVARALAADPPVLLMDEPFGAVDPITRGLLQDELLRLQGELGKTIVFVTHDFTEAVKLGDRIAVLGSRSRILQYDTPAAILADPADETVAGFVGADASLKQLTLTRVQDAELAQCPTAVEDEPVDGLRTALAERDWPWALILDRQRRPLRWVSTDHLAHANSLRDTGFAIGEPLSLRSTLQDALEALLADQTANAVVTGKRGEYVGLITIDTLVAHLSAMRAEHGSGSTPGRDRAPETGGPAAGDAP, from the coding sequence GTGACTGACACCGAAACCCGTTCCGGCGCCGCCTCGACGGCGGTGTCCGGCGAGGAGATCGTGCTCGACGCGGTCACCAAACACTATCCGGGTCAACGCGATCCGGCCGTCGACCGGGTGTCCATGACGATCCCCGCCGGTGAGATCGTCGTGCTGGTCGGCCCGTCCGGCTGCGGCAAGACCACCACCATGCGGATGATCAACCGGTTGATCGAACCGACCTCGGGCACCATCACGATCGGTGGACGCGACGCCGCCTCGATCGACGCCGACCAGTTGCGCCGCGGCATCGGCTATTCGATTCAGCAGGCCGGGCTGTTCCCGCACATGACGGTCGCCAAGAACGTCGCGACCGTGCCCGGGCTGATCGGCTGGGATCGCAAGCGGATCGCGGCCCGCACCGACGAAATGCTGGACCTGGTCGGCCTCGATCCGGACACCTACCGGCACCGCTATCCGCGCCAGCTCTCCGGCGGCCAGCAGCAGCGCGTCGGCGTGGCCCGCGCGCTCGCGGCCGACCCGCCCGTGCTGCTGATGGACGAGCCGTTCGGCGCGGTCGACCCGATCACCCGCGGCCTGCTGCAGGACGAATTGCTGCGCCTGCAAGGCGAATTGGGCAAGACCATCGTCTTCGTCACGCACGATTTCACCGAGGCGGTCAAGCTCGGCGACCGCATCGCCGTACTGGGCAGCCGCTCGCGCATCCTGCAGTACGACACACCCGCCGCGATTCTCGCCGATCCCGCCGACGAGACGGTCGCCGGCTTCGTCGGGGCCGACGCGTCACTGAAACAGCTGACGCTCACGCGCGTGCAAGACGCCGAACTCGCCCAGTGCCCGACCGCCGTCGAAGACGAACCGGTCGATGGCCTGCGCACCGCGCTCGCCGAGCGGGACTGGCCGTGGGCGTTGATCCTGGATCGGCAGCGGCGGCCGCTGCGCTGGGTCTCGACCGATCACTTGGCGCACGCGAACTCGTTGCGCGACACCGGGTTCGCGATCGGCGAGCCGCTGTCGCTGCGCTCCACCCTGCAGGACGCGCTGGAAGCGCTGCTCGCCGACCAGACGGCGAACGCGGTGGTCACCGGCAAACGCGGCGAGTACGTCGGGCTGATCACCATCGACACCCTGGTCGCGCACCTGTCGGCGATGCGGGCCGAACACGGCTCCGGCAGCACACCCGGTCGCGACCGGGCCCCCGAAACCGGCGGCCCCGCAGCGGGTGACGCGCCGTGA
- a CDS encoding TIGR03086 family metal-binding protein has product MNATNTAAATLSPVWRAVLTDSYRALATVVAGVGADQWQLPTPCSEWNVTQVVQHAAGDQLAFAQFLGIGTGPAFNPFEPSGSIDGPAQALVDDAIEQTTTAWGTVADGTETVPTPLPHGALATPVAAVMCALDAAVHAWDIAIATGQPSPLTDELAGRLLTAARALHPAPGSGQEAEIVEPLRQWGAYAAVVDGKPDDTEVAELLRYLGRDPRI; this is encoded by the coding sequence ATGAACGCCACCAACACCGCCGCCGCGACCCTCAGCCCCGTCTGGCGCGCCGTGCTCACCGACTCCTACCGTGCCCTGGCAACCGTCGTCGCCGGCGTCGGCGCCGACCAGTGGCAGCTGCCGACCCCGTGCTCGGAATGGAACGTGACCCAGGTGGTGCAGCACGCGGCGGGCGATCAGCTGGCCTTCGCGCAGTTCCTCGGCATCGGCACCGGCCCGGCCTTCAACCCCTTCGAGCCGTCGGGCAGCATCGACGGTCCGGCGCAGGCCCTGGTGGACGACGCGATCGAGCAGACGACCACGGCGTGGGGGACGGTCGCCGACGGCACCGAGACGGTGCCGACCCCGCTGCCGCACGGTGCGCTCGCCACCCCGGTGGCCGCCGTGATGTGCGCGCTGGACGCCGCGGTGCACGCCTGGGATATCGCGATCGCCACCGGTCAGCCGTCCCCGCTCACCGACGAACTGGCCGGGCGCCTGCTCACGGCCGCCCGTGCCCTGCACCCCGCGCCGGGCAGCGGCCAGGAAGCCGAGATCGTCGAGCCGCTGCGGCAGTGGGGCGCGTACGCGGCCGTGGTCGACGGCAAGCCGGACGACACCGAGGTCGCCGAACTGCTCCGCTACCTCGGTCGCGATCCGCGGATCTGA
- a CDS encoding type II toxin-antitoxin system VapC family toxin encodes MIMDASALLAIVNGEPESDSFTKILGSTRGISMSVVNHFEVAIKVDRHPNPVLARRTEQLMERAGIELVPVSLEQAVIARAAYRDFGKGSGHPAQLNLGDCFAYALATVTKEPLLYKGNDFVHTDIRSAV; translated from the coding sequence ATGATCATGGATGCGTCCGCCCTGCTCGCCATCGTCAACGGCGAACCCGAATCCGATTCGTTCACCAAGATTCTGGGCTCGACCAGAGGCATCTCGATGTCGGTGGTCAACCATTTCGAGGTCGCCATCAAGGTCGACCGTCACCCGAATCCGGTGCTCGCACGGCGCACCGAACAACTGATGGAACGAGCAGGTATCGAGCTCGTTCCGGTGTCGCTCGAACAAGCAGTGATCGCCCGCGCCGCATACCGCGATTTCGGCAAGGGCAGTGGGCATCCCGCCCAGCTCAACCTCGGCGACTGCTTCGCCTACGCACTCGCCACCGTCACCAAGGAGCCGCTGCTCTACAAGGGCAACGACTTCGTGCACACCGACATCAGATCCGCGGTCTGA
- the typA gene encoding translational GTPase TypA: MSSARDFRNVAIVAHVDHGKTTLVDAMLRQSGAFAERAELVDRVMDSGDLEREKGITILAKNTAVHRHHPDGSVTVINVIDTPGHADFGGEVERGLSMVDGVVLLVDASEGPLPQTRFVLRKALAASLPVILVVNKTDRPDARIEEVVEESHDLLLDLASDLDDAAAEAAELALDLPVLYASGREGKASKERPENGNAPDAENLDALFDVLMENIPAPKGDPAAPLQAHVTNLDASAFLGRLALVRIYSGELRKGQNVAWMHADGVKQVKITELLQTIGVERQPGELAVAGDIVAIAGIPEIMIGDTLADLENPVALPRITVDEPAISVTIGTNTSPLVGRVQGHKLTARMVKSRLDQELVGNVSLRVLDIGRPDAWEVQGRGELALAILVEQMRREGFELTVGKPQVVTRQVDGKVHEPYEELTIDCPDEYLGAITQLLAARKGKMVQMTNHSAGWVRMEFIVPSRGLIGFRTDFLTETRGTGIANAVSHGYAPWAGEIRARHTGSLVSDRAGSVTPFAMIQLADRGQFFVEPGADTYEGMVVGINPRAEDLDINVTREKKLTNMRSSTADVMETLAKPLQLDLEGAMEFCAGDECVEVTPEVVRVRKVVLGATERARDLSRRKARDRAAL, encoded by the coding sequence GTGTCGTCTGCGCGCGATTTTCGCAACGTCGCCATCGTGGCCCACGTCGACCACGGTAAGACGACGCTGGTCGACGCGATGCTCCGGCAATCCGGCGCGTTCGCCGAGCGAGCCGAACTCGTCGACCGCGTGATGGACTCCGGTGACCTGGAACGCGAGAAGGGCATCACCATTCTCGCGAAGAACACCGCGGTGCACCGGCACCACCCGGACGGCTCGGTCACCGTGATCAACGTCATCGACACCCCCGGACACGCCGACTTCGGCGGTGAGGTCGAGCGCGGCCTGTCCATGGTCGACGGCGTCGTGCTGCTGGTCGACGCCTCCGAGGGCCCGCTGCCGCAGACCCGGTTCGTGCTGCGCAAGGCGCTCGCCGCGTCGCTGCCGGTGATCCTGGTCGTCAACAAGACCGACCGCCCGGACGCGCGGATCGAGGAGGTCGTCGAGGAAAGCCACGACCTGCTGCTCGACCTGGCCTCCGATCTGGACGACGCCGCCGCCGAGGCCGCCGAACTGGCCCTGGACCTGCCGGTGCTCTACGCCTCCGGCCGGGAGGGCAAGGCGTCGAAGGAGCGTCCGGAGAACGGCAACGCGCCCGACGCGGAGAACCTCGACGCGCTGTTCGACGTGCTGATGGAGAACATCCCGGCGCCCAAGGGCGATCCGGCCGCGCCGCTGCAGGCGCACGTCACCAACCTGGACGCCTCCGCGTTCCTCGGCCGCCTCGCGCTGGTCCGGATCTACAGCGGCGAGCTGCGCAAGGGACAGAACGTCGCGTGGATGCACGCCGACGGCGTCAAGCAGGTGAAGATCACCGAGCTGTTGCAGACCATCGGCGTCGAGCGCCAGCCCGGCGAACTCGCCGTGGCGGGCGATATCGTCGCCATCGCGGGCATCCCGGAGATCATGATCGGCGATACCCTCGCCGACCTGGAGAACCCCGTCGCGCTGCCGCGCATCACGGTCGACGAGCCGGCCATCTCGGTGACCATCGGCACCAACACCTCGCCGCTGGTCGGCCGGGTGCAGGGGCACAAGCTCACCGCGCGCATGGTGAAGTCGCGCCTGGACCAGGAACTGGTCGGCAACGTGTCGCTGCGCGTGCTCGACATCGGCCGCCCGGATGCCTGGGAGGTGCAGGGCCGTGGTGAGCTGGCGCTGGCCATCCTGGTCGAGCAGATGCGCCGCGAGGGCTTCGAGCTGACCGTCGGCAAGCCGCAGGTGGTCACCCGGCAGGTCGACGGCAAGGTGCACGAGCCCTACGAGGAGCTCACCATCGACTGCCCCGACGAGTACCTCGGCGCGATCACCCAGTTGCTCGCCGCCCGCAAGGGCAAGATGGTCCAGATGACCAACCACAGCGCGGGCTGGGTGCGGATGGAATTCATCGTCCCCTCGCGTGGTCTGATCGGCTTCCGCACCGACTTCCTCACCGAGACCCGCGGCACCGGCATCGCCAACGCGGTCTCGCACGGCTACGCGCCCTGGGCGGGCGAGATCCGGGCCCGGCACACCGGCTCGCTGGTCTCCGACCGCGCGGGCTCGGTCACCCCGTTCGCGATGATCCAGCTGGCCGACCGCGGGCAGTTCTTCGTCGAGCCGGGCGCGGACACCTACGAGGGCATGGTCGTGGGCATCAACCCGCGTGCCGAGGACCTCGACATCAACGTCACCCGCGAGAAGAAGCTGACCAACATGCGCAGCTCCACCGCCGAC
- a CDS encoding mannosyltransferase: MRVSGRRTAPESKACDLNRHLRWAVLALGLSVLARLCWMLFTENGSNVVDLHVYVDGSAALLTDRLYDFTYAEKTPDFPLPFTYPPFAALVFFPLHYLPFGVVSVGWLLATVAALYGVVRIAIELILGAERASEWQTGVVGWTAVGVWMEPVRTTIDYGQVNVFLVLGAMLAVRSSRWWISGGLVGIVAGIKLTPAISGLYFVARRRWATVVCSAIVFGATVGLSFLIAPHEARRYFGTLLGDADRIGPVGSVWNQSLRGAMSRILGYDVQSGPWWLAGVLVVAVLAVLAWRALAPDDRMGTLVLVQFFGLLVSPISWSHHWVWLVPTVLWLLYGPLRDVRGAKLIAGYWLVTTLIGVPWVLSFFQDSIWTIPRPAVLAWLGTVNVFGALVLFVWVIWTGRDRKQAAPAVPTAEGQARAA, translated from the coding sequence ATGCGAGTGTCGGGCCGACGCACCGCACCCGAGTCGAAAGCCTGCGATTTGAACCGTCACCTTCGATGGGCCGTGCTCGCGCTCGGCCTGTCCGTGTTGGCCAGGCTGTGCTGGATGTTGTTCACCGAGAACGGAAGCAACGTCGTCGATCTGCACGTCTACGTGGACGGTTCGGCGGCGCTGCTGACCGATCGGCTCTACGACTTCACCTACGCGGAGAAGACGCCGGACTTCCCGCTGCCGTTCACCTATCCGCCCTTCGCCGCGCTGGTCTTCTTCCCGCTGCACTATCTGCCCTTCGGCGTCGTCTCGGTCGGCTGGCTGCTGGCCACCGTCGCCGCGCTTTACGGCGTGGTGCGCATCGCGATCGAGCTGATCCTCGGCGCGGAGCGCGCCAGTGAGTGGCAGACCGGCGTGGTCGGCTGGACCGCGGTCGGGGTGTGGATGGAACCGGTGCGGACCACCATCGACTACGGCCAGGTCAACGTGTTCCTGGTGCTCGGCGCGATGCTCGCGGTGCGCAGCTCGCGCTGGTGGATCTCGGGTGGTCTGGTCGGCATCGTCGCCGGGATCAAGCTGACCCCGGCGATCAGCGGCCTCTATTTCGTCGCGCGCAGGCGCTGGGCCACCGTGGTCTGCTCGGCGATCGTGTTCGGCGCGACGGTCGGGCTCAGTTTCCTGATCGCGCCGCACGAGGCCCGGCGCTACTTCGGCACCCTGCTCGGCGACGCCGATCGGATCGGCCCGGTCGGCTCGGTGTGGAATCAGTCGCTGCGGGGTGCGATGAGCCGAATCCTCGGCTACGACGTGCAATCCGGGCCGTGGTGGCTGGCGGGGGTGCTGGTCGTCGCGGTGCTCGCGGTGCTGGCGTGGCGGGCGCTCGCGCCGGACGACCGCATGGGCACGCTGGTGCTCGTGCAGTTCTTCGGGCTGCTCGTCTCGCCGATTTCCTGGTCGCACCACTGGGTGTGGCTGGTGCCGACGGTGCTGTGGCTGCTGTACGGGCCGCTGCGCGACGTGCGGGGCGCCAAGCTCATCGCGGGCTACTGGCTGGTGACCACGCTCATCGGCGTGCCGTGGGTGCTCTCGTTCTTCCAGGATTCGATCTGGACCATCCCGCGCCCGGCCGTGCTCGCCTGGCTCGGCACGGTGAATGTGTTCGGCGCGTTGGTTTTGTTCGTCTGGGTGATCTGGACCGGGCGTGACCGGAAGCAGGCGGCGCCGGCGGTGCCGACGGCCGAAGGCCAGGCACGCGCCGCGTAA
- a CDS encoding glycine betaine ABC transporter substrate-binding protein: MNRRWRGLALATGLLLLAACGLESGAAVPLRVGPGSIQPVPELDGVRIIVGSKDFTEQNILGYLIEFAMSAAGAEVRDLTNIQGSNSLRDAQLHGQIDVAYDYTGTGWVNYLGKEQPIPDELGQFEAVRAADLDAHGMVWTAMAPMNNTYALVTSSATAQRTGVRTLSDYAKLVGTDPEAAATCVGTEFNVRQDGYPGMARKYDIDTGKVRKQIVQDPIVYQAVADAKQCRFGSVAATDGRIPALDLVLLQDDRAFFPKYNAAVVMRASFADAHPQVATILEPISKRLTNEAITELNRQVDVEGREPAEVARDWMVAEGFVTAR, from the coding sequence GTGAACCGGCGATGGCGGGGTCTGGCGCTCGCGACGGGGCTACTGCTGCTCGCGGCGTGCGGGCTGGAATCCGGTGCCGCGGTACCGCTTCGGGTCGGTCCGGGCAGCATCCAGCCCGTGCCCGAACTCGACGGCGTGCGGATCATCGTGGGGTCCAAGGACTTCACCGAGCAGAACATCCTCGGCTATCTCATCGAATTCGCGATGTCGGCGGCGGGCGCGGAGGTCCGCGACCTGACGAACATCCAGGGCTCCAACAGCCTGCGCGACGCGCAGCTGCACGGTCAGATCGATGTGGCCTACGACTACACCGGCACCGGCTGGGTCAACTATCTCGGCAAGGAACAACCGATCCCGGACGAGCTCGGTCAGTTCGAAGCCGTGCGCGCGGCCGATCTGGACGCGCACGGCATGGTCTGGACGGCCATGGCCCCGATGAACAACACCTACGCCCTGGTGACGAGTTCGGCCACCGCGCAACGCACCGGCGTGCGCACCCTGTCGGACTACGCGAAACTGGTCGGCACCGATCCCGAGGCCGCGGCGACCTGCGTCGGCACGGAATTCAATGTCCGCCAGGACGGATACCCCGGCATGGCGCGCAAGTACGACATCGACACCGGCAAGGTGCGCAAGCAGATCGTCCAGGATCCGATCGTCTATCAGGCCGTCGCCGACGCCAAACAGTGCCGGTTCGGTTCCGTCGCCGCCACCGACGGCCGCATCCCGGCACTGGATCTGGTTCTGCTGCAAGACGATCGAGCATTCTTCCCGAAATACAATGCGGCCGTGGTGATGCGCGCATCCTTCGCCGACGCGCACCCCCAGGTCGCCACCATCCTGGAGCCGATCTCGAAACGCCTGACCAACGAGGCCATCACCGAGCTGAACCGGCAGGTCGACGTCGAGGGCCGGGAACCGGCCGAGGTCGCCCGCGACTGGATGGTCGCCGAAGGCTTCGTCACCGCTCGCTGA
- a CDS encoding ABC transporter permease: MTATAGTAPTVAGPAAQRRAERIRLIAQPVLVVLLTAGVLVWAFARDLTVTQQASLNTGNIVTVTWQHILITATVVLIVVAVAVPLGTVLSRPGYRRVAPLFVGIANIGAAAPAIGLIVLFYLATRTTGFWIGVAPIAFYSLLPVLRNTILGYQQVDRTLIDAGRGQGMSAATVLRRIEFPLAVPYILAGLRTSLVLAVGTATLSFLVSAGGLGILIDTGYKLRDNVTLVVGAVLAVALALLVDWLGALAEQFLGPRGLR; the protein is encoded by the coding sequence GTGACCGCGACCGCCGGCACCGCACCGACCGTCGCCGGACCCGCGGCGCAGCGCCGAGCCGAGCGGATCCGGTTGATCGCGCAGCCGGTGCTCGTCGTCCTGCTCACCGCGGGGGTGCTGGTGTGGGCCTTCGCCAGGGACCTGACCGTCACCCAGCAGGCGAGCCTGAACACCGGCAACATCGTGACCGTCACCTGGCAGCACATCCTGATCACGGCCACCGTGGTACTGATCGTCGTGGCGGTCGCGGTGCCGCTCGGCACCGTGCTCAGCCGACCCGGATACCGCCGCGTCGCACCGCTTTTCGTGGGCATCGCGAATATCGGCGCGGCCGCCCCCGCGATCGGCCTGATCGTGCTGTTCTATCTCGCGACCCGCACCACCGGGTTCTGGATCGGGGTCGCGCCGATCGCGTTCTATTCGCTGCTTCCGGTGCTGCGCAACACGATCCTGGGCTATCAGCAGGTGGATCGCACGCTCATCGACGCCGGCCGCGGTCAGGGCATGTCGGCGGCGACGGTGTTGCGCCGCATCGAGTTTCCGCTCGCGGTGCCCTACATCCTGGCCGGGCTGCGCACCTCGCTGGTACTCGCGGTCGGCACCGCGACGCTGTCGTTCCTGGTCAGCGCGGGTGGTCTCGGCATTTTGATCGATACCGGTTACAAGCTGCGCGACAACGTCACGCTGGTGGTCGGCGCGGTGCTCGCGGTGGCCCTCGCGCTGCTGGTCGACTGGCTCGGCGCGCTCGCCGAACAGTTCCTCGGACCGAGGGGGCTGCGGTGA
- a CDS encoding 4a-hydroxytetrahydrobiopterin dehydratase, with product MSKPLLTETELAEALTGLPEWSRDGDVLSRTVQAPSFLAGIELVRRVATAAEDANHHPDIDIRWRKVTFALSTHDSGGLTVLDIDLAREIDRLAGELG from the coding sequence ATGAGCAAGCCATTGCTGACCGAGACCGAACTCGCCGAGGCCCTGACCGGACTCCCCGAGTGGTCCAGAGACGGTGACGTCCTCAGCCGTACCGTGCAAGCGCCCAGCTTCCTCGCGGGCATCGAACTCGTCCGGCGGGTCGCGACGGCGGCCGAGGACGCCAATCATCATCCCGATATCGACATCCGCTGGCGCAAGGTGACCTTCGCGCTGTCCACCCACGATTCCGGCGGGCTCACCGTGCTGGACATCGATCTCGCGCGCGAGATCGATCGGCTGGCGGGCGAACTCGGCTGA
- a CDS encoding CHAP domain-containing protein, producing MSEQQVGAVARRGRVRVWLVAAVVAAALVAAGVVGVRWWQDRTHPPAIAGERLTAFPAIDRSALEPTQARVIAVAEREFRSPGAGEKYAEGVREPWCADFVSWVMRESGVPLANPNSGSWRIPGVYTLREFYTGADRFVRFGDYRPRTGDVILYSDASPFNQHTNIVLKADAETVTTLGGNEFGEIGLHTFRLAEVPGIVGFGRL from the coding sequence ATGTCCGAGCAGCAGGTCGGTGCCGTGGCTCGACGTGGGCGGGTGCGAGTCTGGCTGGTGGCCGCGGTAGTCGCCGCCGCGCTGGTGGCCGCAGGGGTGGTCGGTGTGCGGTGGTGGCAGGACCGCACCCATCCGCCCGCGATCGCGGGCGAGCGGCTCACCGCGTTCCCCGCGATCGATCGTTCGGCTCTCGAGCCGACGCAAGCGCGGGTGATCGCGGTGGCGGAGCGGGAGTTCCGGTCGCCGGGTGCGGGGGAGAAGTACGCCGAGGGGGTGCGGGAACCGTGGTGTGCCGACTTCGTCAGCTGGGTGATGCGCGAGTCCGGCGTACCGCTGGCCAACCCGAATTCGGGCTCGTGGCGAATCCCCGGCGTCTACACCCTGCGGGAGTTCTACACGGGCGCTGACCGATTCGTCCGTTTCGGCGACTATCGACCGCGCACCGGTGACGTGATCCTCTACAGCGATGCCAGTCCGTTCAACCAGCACACCAACATCGTGCTGAAAGCCGACGCGGAGACCGTGACGACGTTGGGCGGCAACGAGTTCGGCGAAATCGGCCTGCACACGTTCCGGCTCGCGGAGGTGCCGGGGATCGTCGGATTCGGGCGGTTGTGA
- a CDS encoding type II toxin-antitoxin system VapB family antitoxin yields MGLNIKNEQVHALVREAAERTGMTQTGVIEEALKRMLKELDAEHETVLDDLRTISADMHAIVRESGYPPLTTDDLYDDEGLPA; encoded by the coding sequence ATGGGATTGAATATCAAGAACGAACAGGTGCACGCCTTGGTGCGTGAAGCAGCGGAGCGGACGGGGATGACGCAAACCGGCGTAATCGAGGAGGCACTGAAACGCATGTTGAAAGAACTCGATGCCGAGCACGAAACTGTGCTCGACGATCTACGGACCATCTCGGCGGATATGCACGCCATCGTGAGGGAGTCCGGCTACCCACCCTTGACCACCGATGATCTCTACGACGACGAGGGGCTGCCCGCATGA